Proteins encoded within one genomic window of Bacillus sp. F19:
- a CDS encoding L-cystine transporter: MSSILVIINIAVLLGLIFLLFFMQKKHVSFSKRVFSALGLGIILGFAFQFIYGPENEVLLESIDWFNIVGSGYVKLLQMIVMPLVFISILAAFTKMKLSNNIGKISVLILGILVGTTAISAAIGIGTSLGFNLEAVQIEQGEAETARGEALDATYTEIQDQTFPQKILELLPGNPFLDFTGARPTSTIAVVIFAAILGLAFLGVKRKEPQHAELFANIVDAFYAIIMRVVTLILRLTPYGVLAIMTKTVASSDLDSILKLGKFVLASYVALLIMFIIHLLLLTLAGLNPIIYVRKVLPVLTFAFTSRTSAGTLPLNISTQTKKLGVPEGIANFAGSFGLSIGQNGCAGIYPAMLAVMIAPTVGIDPLSPSFIFTLIAVVAISSFGVAGVGGGATFAAILVLSTMNMPIALAGLLISVEPLIDMGRTALNVSGSMTAGVLTGKVTKELDADTYNNSGSSQLELEA, encoded by the coding sequence GTGTCATCTATTTTAGTTATTATTAATATAGCGGTGCTGCTTGGTCTTATCTTTTTATTATTTTTTATGCAGAAAAAACATGTATCGTTTTCAAAACGTGTATTTTCTGCACTCGGTTTGGGAATTATTCTCGGGTTTGCTTTTCAATTTATTTATGGACCGGAAAATGAGGTACTGCTTGAATCGATTGACTGGTTTAATATTGTTGGAAGCGGCTATGTAAAGCTTCTTCAAATGATTGTAATGCCGCTTGTTTTCATTTCGATTCTGGCAGCATTTACGAAGATGAAATTGTCAAATAACATCGGTAAAATAAGTGTTCTTATTTTAGGAATTCTTGTTGGTACGACTGCAATTTCTGCTGCAATTGGCATTGGCACTTCTCTTGGCTTTAATTTAGAAGCTGTCCAAATTGAGCAGGGTGAGGCAGAAACAGCAAGAGGGGAAGCTCTTGATGCAACTTACACTGAGATTCAGGATCAGACATTCCCTCAAAAAATCCTTGAATTGCTGCCTGGAAATCCATTTCTTGATTTTACTGGAGCACGTCCGACATCAACGATAGCGGTTGTAATTTTTGCTGCAATCTTAGGTCTGGCATTCTTAGGTGTTAAACGGAAAGAACCGCAGCATGCAGAGTTATTTGCAAACATAGTTGATGCATTTTACGCCATCATCATGAGGGTCGTCACGCTCATTCTTCGACTTACTCCTTACGGCGTGCTTGCCATCATGACAAAAACAGTGGCTTCAAGTGATCTTGATTCCATCTTAAAACTCGGGAAATTTGTCCTAGCTTCTTACGTTGCGCTGCTTATTATGTTTATCATTCACTTGCTGCTGTTAACACTTGCTGGACTTAACCCAATCATATATGTTAGAAAAGTACTTCCTGTATTGACGTTTGCTTTTACTTCACGTACGAGCGCAGGAACGCTTCCTTTGAATATCAGCACACAAACTAAGAAACTCGGTGTACCAGAGGGAATCGCAAACTTTGCAGGATCTTTCGGTCTTAGCATCGGACAAAATGGCTGCGCAGGCATCTATCCTGCAATGCTTGCAGTTATGATTGCACCGACAGTCGGCATCGACCCTTTAAGTCCTTCTTTCATCTTTACATTAATTGCGGTGGTTGCCATCAGTTCATTCGGAGTTGCCGGAGTTGGCGGAGGGGCTACATTTGCCGCAATCCTTGTCCTCTCAACCATGAATATGCCAATTGCTTTGGCAGGTCTGCTTATATCAGTTGAACCTCTTATTGATATGGGACGTACGGCATTGAATGTCAGCGGAAGCATGACAGCTGGAGTTTTAACTGGAAAAGTGACAAAAGAATTAGATGCAGATACGTATAATAATAGCGGCTCATCACAATTGGAGCTGGAAGCTTAA
- a CDS encoding protein-glutamine gamma-glutamyltransferase: MIKIQNAYQSNNILNTSILTGEQKEILDLMVKYEEVYSYEHFNQLKFELDLRIEIVKAATALYQSGVKFTTFAYSRCNPVLWNLTSQGAIVIKQGVPPSEGIRDLYANGKLYGFECATAIVAVFYKAVLEIIEERHFNRLFAGMILYDWHYDDDLGVFTRRGNDFLPGDCVYFKNPDFDPEKPQWRGENAIDMGHDLYYGHGIGIKDAEGIIASLNKYRKEGAVQTAYLLSQVTRLDYRYLYVYRKAGRENQGAFPLADDQKIISKIGSAVYLK; the protein is encoded by the coding sequence GTGATTAAAATACAGAATGCTTATCAAAGCAATAATATATTAAATACATCCATATTAACCGGCGAGCAAAAAGAGATCCTGGATTTAATGGTAAAGTATGAAGAAGTTTATTCCTATGAACATTTTAATCAGCTAAAATTCGAATTGGACTTAAGAATTGAAATTGTAAAAGCGGCAACAGCTTTGTATCAAAGCGGCGTAAAGTTCACCACCTTTGCATATTCCCGCTGCAACCCGGTACTGTGGAATCTGACAAGTCAAGGGGCGATTGTCATAAAGCAGGGAGTTCCGCCGTCCGAAGGGATCAGGGATCTTTATGCAAACGGGAAGCTTTATGGCTTTGAATGCGCGACCGCCATTGTGGCCGTATTTTACAAAGCGGTGCTTGAGATCATTGAAGAGCGTCATTTCAATCGGCTATTTGCCGGAATGATTCTCTATGACTGGCATTACGATGATGATCTGGGCGTTTTTACAAGAAGGGGAAACGATTTTTTGCCGGGTGACTGTGTATATTTTAAAAACCCGGATTTTGATCCTGAAAAGCCTCAGTGGCGCGGAGAAAATGCAATCGATATGGGACATGATCTCTATTACGGTCATGGAATTGGAATTAAAGATGCAGAAGGAATTATCGCTTCATTGAATAAATATCGGAAAGAGGGAGCCGTTCAGACTGCCTATCTGCTTTCACAGGTTACAAGACTGGATTACAGATATTTATATGTTTACAGGAAGGCAGGCAGAGAAAACCAGGGAGCTTTCCCGCTAGCTGATGATCAGAAAATCATTTCTAAGATAGGATCGGCTGTTTATCTAAAATAA
- the kynB gene encoding arylformamidase, with translation MIIDISRPIQNSTPTWPGDTPFDFELMWTKEASGSVNVGKLEMSIHTGTHIDAPFHVDSEGKKVHELDLSIYCGKAKVIHLQDVEVITAHELKKAGLSETERLLIRTDSWDDPLRFPEEFSYFHPDAAAYLKEIGVKLIGVDVPSVDFMKSKELPAHHSFLEHSIFILEGLDLSAAEQGDYELIALPLPIVDGDGSPVRAILRTFE, from the coding sequence ATGATTATTGATATTTCAAGACCTATTCAAAATAGCACGCCAACGTGGCCCGGCGATACGCCATTTGACTTTGAATTAATGTGGACAAAAGAAGCAAGCGGATCCGTTAATGTAGGCAAACTTGAAATGAGCATCCATACCGGTACGCATATAGATGCACCTTTTCATGTTGATTCAGAGGGGAAAAAAGTGCATGAGCTCGATCTATCAATCTACTGCGGAAAAGCAAAAGTGATACACCTTCAGGATGTTGAAGTGATAACAGCGCACGAGCTGAAAAAAGCAGGTCTTTCTGAAACAGAAAGGCTGTTGATCCGAACGGATTCGTGGGATGACCCGTTAAGGTTTCCGGAAGAGTTCTCATATTTTCACCCTGATGCAGCTGCTTACTTGAAAGAAATCGGAGTCAAGCTGATAGGTGTGGATGTTCCTTCTGTTGATTTTATGAAAAGCAAAGAGCTTCCTGCCCATCATTCATTTTTAGAGCATTCAATTTTCATTTTAGAGGGGCTTGATTTAAGTGCAGCCGAACAGGGAGATTATGAGTTAATTGCTTTGCCGCTGCCGATTGTAGATGGAGATGGAAGTCCTGTGAGAGCGATTTTAAGAACGTTTGAATAA
- the kynU gene encoding kynureninase, producing the protein MQMDLKKAAALDEKDELAHFRNEFYLKKDVIYLDGNSLGLPSKRAEAALMSMLDAWKEFGIDGWTQGEKPWYYLSETLGEQSAFLIGAKPDEVVVTGSTTVNLHQLAASFFHPEKERTKILADDLNFPSDIYALQSQLSLRGLDPNVHLVKAKSRNGHTLEEDDIIACMTNEIALVVLPTVLYRSGQLLNIEKLTKAASERGILIGFDGCHSVGAVPHEFHKWGVDFAYWCNYKYLNGGPGASAGLFVHEKHLGKMPGLSGWFGSNKESQFDMEHTFTPAASAGAYQIGTPHIFSTAPLSVSLQLFKEATLSAIRKKSLNMTRIMMDLIDSELSGFAFRIINPAEDDRRGGHVALVHPEAARICKALKQAGVIPDYRSPNIIRLAPVALYTSYEEIWKTIQFLKDIMREKRYEQYENKREVIA; encoded by the coding sequence ATGCAAATGGATCTTAAAAAGGCGGCAGCTCTTGATGAGAAAGATGAGCTTGCCCATTTTCGAAATGAGTTTTATCTGAAAAAAGATGTGATTTATTTAGATGGAAATTCCCTTGGATTGCCTTCAAAAAGGGCAGAGGCAGCACTGATGTCCATGCTTGATGCCTGGAAGGAGTTTGGGATTGACGGCTGGACTCAAGGAGAAAAGCCTTGGTACTACTTATCAGAAACGCTTGGCGAGCAATCTGCATTTTTAATAGGGGCGAAGCCTGATGAGGTGGTTGTGACCGGATCAACAACAGTCAATCTGCATCAGCTCGCTGCTAGCTTTTTTCATCCAGAGAAGGAGCGGACGAAGATTCTTGCAGATGACCTGAACTTTCCATCTGACATATATGCGCTGCAGAGTCAGCTGTCATTAAGAGGACTCGATCCGAATGTCCATTTAGTTAAGGCGAAAAGCAGGAATGGCCATACCCTTGAAGAGGACGATATCATAGCTTGTATGACAAATGAAATTGCATTAGTCGTTTTGCCTACCGTTCTTTACCGGAGCGGACAGCTTTTGAATATAGAAAAGCTGACGAAAGCCGCAAGCGAACGCGGGATTTTGATTGGGTTTGACGGGTGCCATTCAGTAGGAGCAGTGCCGCATGAGTTTCACAAATGGGGAGTTGATTTTGCCTACTGGTGCAATTACAAGTATTTAAACGGAGGACCCGGTGCATCTGCAGGACTGTTTGTTCATGAAAAGCACTTGGGGAAAATGCCGGGCTTAAGCGGATGGTTTGGATCGAATAAAGAGTCTCAATTTGATATGGAGCACACCTTTACTCCTGCGGCCTCTGCCGGAGCCTATCAAATTGGAACGCCCCATATTTTCAGTACTGCGCCTCTGTCAGTGTCTCTTCAGCTTTTTAAAGAGGCTACACTTTCAGCCATCCGCAAAAAGTCGCTGAATATGACAAGAATTATGATGGATTTAATTGATTCTGAGCTTTCAGGATTTGCTTTTCGCATTATCAACCCTGCTGAAGATGACAGGCGCGGGGGCCACGTAGCTCTCGTGCACCCTGAAGCAGCAAGGATTTGCAAAGCATTAAAGCAGGCTGGCGTCATCCCGGATTACCGCTCACCAAACATTATCAGACTGGCACCCGTTGCATTGTATACATCATACGAAGAAATTTGGAAAACTATACAGTTTCTAAAGGACATTATGAGGGAAAAAAGATATGAACAATATGAAAATAAGCGTGAGGTGATCGCATAA
- a CDS encoding nitronate monooxygenase — translation MTWNHTSISRLLKIEYPIVQAPMAGGITVPKLVGAVSEAGALGSVGAGYLTSVQLDQQIKEIKGLTDKPFNVNLFVPEKEVGISKEDIQTMKGVLEKLNMLAEDISFTNEKSQSNYEKQLEAVLHNDVPICSFTFGLPSIEAVRELKRAGRIVIGTATTVEEAILFEERGADVIVMQGSEAGGHRGTFKRSADSCIGTMALVPQAADALNLPIIAAGGIADARGIAAALILGADAVQLGSVFIPCTESGAPSAYKAKVLSSNEDETVLTRAFSGKYARGIENDFIQKMKPFEESILPYPVQNEMTKSLRSHAAQELNAENMSLWAGQGLRLITESMSAKEILDRLIGQVNAVTKSSWKGVDANGS, via the coding sequence ATGACATGGAATCATACCTCTATAAGCAGGCTGCTTAAGATTGAATACCCAATTGTTCAAGCACCGATGGCAGGAGGAATAACTGTCCCGAAGCTGGTCGGCGCGGTCAGTGAGGCCGGAGCATTGGGATCAGTCGGTGCAGGGTATTTAACGTCCGTTCAGCTTGATCAACAAATAAAAGAAATAAAAGGTTTAACAGACAAACCCTTTAATGTGAATCTTTTCGTCCCTGAGAAAGAAGTAGGGATCAGCAAAGAAGATATTCAGACGATGAAGGGTGTCCTTGAAAAATTAAACATGCTGGCGGAAGATATTTCATTCACAAATGAAAAGAGTCAATCAAATTATGAGAAGCAGCTTGAGGCTGTTCTTCATAATGATGTGCCGATCTGTTCTTTTACTTTTGGCCTTCCTTCCATAGAAGCAGTCAGGGAGCTTAAACGGGCAGGCCGGATTGTGATTGGTACAGCAACAACAGTGGAGGAGGCTATTTTGTTCGAAGAGCGGGGTGCAGACGTTATCGTCATGCAGGGAAGCGAAGCAGGAGGACACCGAGGTACATTTAAACGATCCGCTGATTCTTGTATTGGCACAATGGCTCTTGTACCTCAAGCTGCAGACGCTCTAAACCTTCCAATTATTGCAGCTGGGGGGATTGCAGATGCAAGAGGAATAGCAGCAGCGCTGATCCTTGGTGCAGATGCAGTCCAGCTGGGAAGTGTATTTATTCCATGTACAGAAAGCGGGGCCCCTTCTGCTTACAAAGCAAAGGTACTAAGCAGCAATGAAGATGAGACCGTTTTGACAAGAGCGTTTTCCGGCAAATACGCCCGCGGGATTGAAAATGACTTTATTCAAAAGATGAAACCTTTTGAAGAAAGCATTTTACCTTATCCTGTACAAAATGAAATGACAAAAAGTTTGCGCAGTCATGCTGCACAAGAGCTCAATGCGGAAAACATGTCATTATGGGCAGGACAGGGATTAAGACTGATTACTGAATCTATGTCTGCGAAAGAGATTTTGGACAGATTAATTGGACAAGTGAACGCTGTAACAAAATCCAGCTGGAAGGGAGTGGATGCAAATGGATCTTAA
- a CDS encoding DUF948 domain-containing protein, which translates to MAIVYISIALVVCALIYLGTSAFKTFKKAQPALQDLQETANRIQRQTEGIQTETTKLTATQQKIMSDVEYKKQTVQTTIEIAKETPETIKGFKEFLPAKKNERFTHKVRG; encoded by the coding sequence ATGGCTATTGTTTATATAAGCATCGCGCTTGTAGTTTGTGCACTCATTTATTTAGGAACCTCTGCTTTTAAAACGTTTAAAAAAGCACAGCCTGCATTGCAGGATCTTCAGGAAACGGCTAACCGCATTCAAAGGCAAACAGAGGGCATACAAACTGAAACAACCAAGCTAACTGCCACACAGCAGAAAATCATGTCAGATGTTGAATACAAAAAACAGACAGTCCAGACAACAATTGAGATCGCCAAAGAAACTCCGGAAACAATTAAAGGCTTTAAAGAGTTTTTGCCGGCAAAAAAAAATGAACGGTTTACTCATAAGGTACGGGGATAA